One genomic segment of Methylocystis sp. SC2 includes these proteins:
- a CDS encoding small ribosomal subunit Rsm22 family protein, translating to MSLPSPELPAPLAAAIEARLEGRAQGMLRDRARQLSERYRSRKPTVETIRDEADALAYAATRMPATYAAIVRALGRLDEERPEFAPKRVLDVGCGLGAGSYAAAAVWPSIAEIALIDRSALFLNLATGLMQESGVAAAVEASLADFVKPQAGEAVPFDLVVVGYALTEIAEADLPVVIDQLWSRTSGALVIVEPGTPRNHARQMIVRGRLIALGAHILAPCPHQAPCPLPANDWCHFSVRLPRRRAHKLVKGADAPFEDEKFAYLIAGRTAGTAPWARIIAPPRVSKAGVSLRLCADNAFAETFIPKRDKARYEKIRKKDWGDPLCAPAEEI from the coding sequence ATGAGCCTGCCCTCCCCAGAGCTTCCTGCGCCCCTTGCGGCGGCGATCGAGGCGCGGCTGGAGGGCCGCGCTCAAGGGATGCTGCGCGACAGAGCCCGGCAGCTGTCGGAGCGCTATCGGTCACGCAAACCGACGGTCGAAACGATCCGCGACGAGGCCGACGCCTTGGCCTATGCGGCGACGCGCATGCCCGCGACCTACGCCGCCATCGTGAGGGCGCTCGGCCGGCTCGACGAGGAGCGCCCCGAATTTGCGCCAAAGCGGGTGCTCGATGTCGGCTGCGGTCTTGGCGCGGGCTCCTACGCTGCGGCGGCCGTGTGGCCCAGCATCGCCGAGATTGCGCTCATCGACCGCAGCGCGCTCTTCCTGAACCTCGCGACCGGTCTGATGCAGGAAAGCGGCGTCGCCGCCGCGGTCGAAGCGAGCTTGGCGGATTTCGTCAAGCCGCAGGCGGGCGAAGCCGTCCCTTTCGACCTCGTCGTCGTCGGCTACGCGCTCACCGAAATCGCCGAAGCCGACCTGCCCGTCGTCATCGATCAGCTTTGGTCGCGCACGAGCGGCGCGCTTGTCATCGTCGAGCCGGGGACTCCGCGTAACCATGCGCGGCAGATGATCGTCCGCGGCCGGCTGATCGCGCTGGGCGCGCATATTCTCGCACCCTGTCCGCACCAGGCGCCCTGCCCTTTGCCGGCGAACGATTGGTGTCATTTTTCGGTCCGGCTGCCGCGACGGCGCGCGCACAAATTGGTCAAAGGCGCCGACGCGCCCTTCGAGGACGAGAAGTTCGCTTATCTCATCGCGGGACGGACCGCCGGGACGGCGCCATGGGCGCGCATCATCGCCCCGCCCCGCGTCAGCAAGGCGGGCGTTTCCCTTAGGCTCTGCGCCGATAATGCATTCGCAGAGACATTCATTCCCAAGCGCGACAAGGCGCGCTACGAAAAGATCAGGAAAAAAGACTGGGGCGATCCGCTGTGCGCCCCGGCGGAGGAAATTTGA
- a CDS encoding glyoxalase/bleomycin resistance/extradiol dioxygenase family protein, with protein MKQPRPRVAPYLTVSPAAAAIAFYTGAFGAQQRALMPSVDGLRIAHCELLINGGSVMLADIFPEFGQTRVPMPGEHVTVSISLEYDKAQDVDDVCARAAKLGGKVETAPTNSFWGTRYASLRDPFGHRWILNAPLET; from the coding sequence ATGAAACAGCCACGTCCGAGGGTCGCGCCCTATCTGACCGTCAGCCCCGCCGCCGCAGCCATCGCCTTTTACACCGGCGCCTTCGGCGCCCAGCAGCGGGCGCTCATGCCGTCGGTCGACGGGCTGCGCATCGCCCACTGCGAACTGCTGATCAACGGCGGCTCGGTGATGCTCGCCGACATCTTTCCCGAATTCGGTCAGACGCGCGTGCCCATGCCCGGCGAGCACGTGACCGTTTCGATCAGCCTTGAATATGACAAGGCGCAGGACGTCGACGACGTCTGCGCGCGCGCCGCCAAGCTCGGCGGCAAAGTCGAGACGGCCCCGACCAATTCTTTCTGGGGGACGCGCTACGCCTCCCTGCGCGACCCGTTCGGCCACCGCTGGATCCTTAACGCGCCGCTGGAGACCTAA